A genomic region of Parambassis ranga chromosome 7, fParRan2.1, whole genome shotgun sequence contains the following coding sequences:
- the gnat2 gene encoding guanine nucleotide-binding protein G(t) subunit alpha-2, whose protein sequence is MGAGASAEDKKSKELEKQLQEDADKESKTVKLLLLGAGESGKSTIVKQMKILHQGGYTKEEQMEFRAIIYGNILQSALAIIRGMEMLGIDFGAPSAQENAQKLQNLSDSIEEGTMPAELADVIQKLWKDSGVQAGFDRAAEYQLNDSAGYYLNEMDRICKPDYLPTEQDVLRSRVKTTGIIEEQFSCKELHFRMFDVGGQRSERKKWIHCFEGVTCIIFCGALSAYDMVLVEDDEVNRMHESLHLFNSICNHRFFALTSIVLFLNKKDLFEEKIKKVHLSICFPDYDGPNTYDDASNYIKTQFLELNMKKGVKEIYSHLTCATDTKNVEIVFNAVTDIIIKENLKDCGLF, encoded by the exons ATGGGTGCAGGAGCCAGCGCCGAGGACAAAAAGTCTAAGGAGTTAGAAAAGCAACTCCAAGAAGATGCTGATAAGGAATCTAAAACAGTCAAGCTATTACTGCTTG GTGCTGGTGAGTCAGGGAAGAGCACCATTGTAAAACAAATGAA GATTCTGCATCAAGGTGGTTACACAAAAGAGGAACAGATGGAGTTTAGGGCAATCATCTATGGCAACATCCTGCAGTCTGCTCTGGCTATCATCAGAGGCATGGAGATGCTGGGCATTGATTTTGGCGCACCCTCTGCTCAG GAGAATGCACAGAAGCTGCAGAACTTGTCAGACTCCATTGAAGAAGGCACAATGCCTGCTGAGCTGGCTGATGTCATCCAGAAGCTGTGGAAAGACTCTGGTGTGCAGGCCGGCTTCGACAGAGCTGCTGAGTACCAGCTGAACGACTCTGCTGGATA ctaCCTCAATGAAATGGACAGAATCTGCAAGCCTGACTACCTCCCCACTGAGCAGGACGTGCTGCGATCTCGAGTCAAAACAACTGGTATCATTGAAGAACAGTTCTCCTGCAAGGAGTTGCACTTCAG GATGTTTGATGTGGGTGGCCAgaggtcagagaggaagaagtggaTCCATTGTTTCGAGGGTGTGACCTGTATCATCTTCTGCGGAGCACTCAGTGCATACGACATGGTGCTGGTAGAGGACGATGAAGTG AACCGCATGCACGAGTCCCTCCATCTATTCAACAGTATCTGCAACCACAGATTCTTTGCACTGACCTCCATCGTGCTTTTCCTTAACAAGAAGGATCTCTTTGAAGAGAAGATCAAGAAAGTCCACCTGAGTATCTGCTTCCCAGACTATGATG GGCCCAACACATACGATGATGCCAGCAACTACATCAAGACACAGTTCTtggagctgaacatgaagaagGGTGTGAAAGAAATCTACTCCCACCTGACCTGTGCCACAGACACAAAGAACGTCGAGATTGTGTTCAACGCTGTGacagacatcatcatcaaagaAAACCTTAAAGATTGCGGTCTTTTCTAA